DNA sequence from the Agromyces aureus genome:
CGACCTGCTCGACTTCCCGATCGACCCGGCGACGCCGACGAGCCTGCTCTCGCCGGCGCAGACGCAGCTCGTCGAGATCGCCCGCGGTCTCTACACCGAGAGCGCGGTGCTGCTCCTCGACGAACCGACGGCCTCGATCAGCGAGACCGAGTCGAAGCTGTTGTTCGACGTCGTGCACCGCCTCTCCGCCCAGGGTCGCGCGATCCTCTTCGTCAGCCACAAGCTCGAAGAGGTGTTCGCGCACTGCGACACCGTCACGGTCTTCCGTGACGGACGCTCGGTGGCCGAGTCGGAGCCGCTCTCGAACTACTCCAAGGACACGGTCGTCGACCTGCTGGTGGGCCGAACGCTGGCCAAGCTCGAGGTCCCTGACCGATCGCCGTCCGAGCTCGGAACGCCGGCGCTCGAGCTGCGCGAGGTGTCGACCCTCGGCGGACACCGCGACGTGTCGTTCGCCGTGCATCCCGGTCAGATCGTCGGCATGTACGGGCTCGTCGGCGCCGGCCGCTCCGAGCTCGCGAAAGCCGTCCTCGGGCTGGACCGCATCACCGAGGGAGAGGTCCGCGTCAACGGCGCGATCGCGCAGATCCGGTCCGTCGGCGACGCGCTCGCACGCTACGGCATCGGCTACGTGACCGAGGATCGCAAAGCCGAGGGCCTCTTCCTCGACCAGACGGTCGCCCGCAACCTGACGGTCACGGTGCTGAAGCGCCTGTCGAATGCGTTCGGCTTCGTGCGCGAGCGCGCTGCGAAGGCGACCGCCGACGAGTACATCGCGTCGCTCGACGTGAAGGTGTCCAACCGCGACCAGCTCGTCGGCCAACTCTCGGGCGGCAACCAGCAGAAGGTCTCGCTCGGCAAGTGGCTCGCTGCGAACACCGACATCCTGATCATCGACGAACCGACCGTCGGCATCGACGTGCGCACGAAGGGCGCCTTCTACAAGCTCATCTGGGAGCTCGCGGAGCAGGGCAAGGCCGTGCTCGTGATCTCGAGCGACCTGGCCGAGATGGTGACGCTCGTCGACCGCATCGTGGTCATGCAGGATTTCGAGGTGACGGGCAGCGTCGCGAACACGCACGACTACGATGAGATGAGCAAATCGGTCATCCGCCTCATCCATGAGGAACGGATCGACGTGGTGGAGGGTTGATGCACGTCGAACTGCACTCCGAGGCCCACCCGGCCCCGACCCGCATCTCCCGGTCGGTCCTCTCCGACGAGACGTACAGCGTGATCCGGGACATGGTGCTCGAGCATCGCATCGCTCCCGGCAACCGCGTGAACATCGACTCGCTCTCCGCCGACCTCGGCGTCTCCCCCACACCCGTTCGCGAGGCGCTCGCACGACTCGAGTCCGACGGCCTCGTCGTGAAGGTGCCCCTTCGCGGATACTCCACGACGCCGCTGCTGAGCGTCAGGGAGTTCGTCGAGCTCACGCAGTTCCGCGTGCTCATCGAGCAGTGGACGGCGTCCCAGGCATCCCGGTCGGTCGATCCGAACGTGGCGAGGTCGCTGCGAGCCGAGATCGAGATCGGCCGGCAGACGACCGGTTCGCGCGAGGGTGGTTCGGAGGCGTTCCGGGCGCTGACCGATCACGATGCGAGGTTCCACGCACTGATCGCCACGACCGCCGGGAACGAGCTCATCGCGCAGTCGTTCGAGCGCACGCATTTCCACCTGCACTTCCTGCGGCTCTACCTCGCGTCGCATTCGGCCGATCATCCAGACCACGCCAAGCTGCGCGAGGTGCTCGAGGAATACGACCGTTCGGGTCAGGTGTCCCGCACGATCGACAACCACTCGGCCATCGCCGATGCGATCATCGCGGGCGACGCCGACGAGGCGTCCACCCTCATGCGCGACCACATCGAGCTCTCCCGGGTGCGCTTCCTCCCGGTGGTCGAACTGCTCTCGACACTCGGCTGAGGCCCGCATCCCGAGTCCCGCACGCATGCTGCTCGGCATCGGCCGCCCGAGTCCGGGTTCGGCCGACGCCGTCGCGCCTCAGCCGACCTCGGCCTCGACTCGGGCCTCGCCTTCGGCGCTCCGGGCTTTCCAGCTGAACTCGGCGACGGATGCCGCGAGCATCTCGGTTCCGGCCCCGGGCGCATGGGGTGCCTGGTACCGCCCGTTCTCGACGACCGTGGGGGTGACGAAATGCTCGTGCAGGTGATCGACGAACTCGATCATGCGACCGTCCATGGAGCCCGAGACGGCCGCGTAGTCGAACATCGAGAGATGCTGCACCGCCTCGCAGAGGCCCACCCCGCCGGCATGCGGGCAGACCGGGACGCCGAACTTCGCCGCGAGGAGCAGGTTGGCGACGTTCTCGTTCACGCCGCCGACGCGCGTCGCGTCGATCTGCATGACGTCCATGCCACCGGCCTGGAGCAGCTGTTTGAAGACCACGCGGTTCTGCACGTGCTCGCCGGTCGCGACGCGGATCGGGGCGACGCCGCGGGCGATCGCCGCGTGCCCGAGGATGTCGTCGGGGCTCGTCGGCTCCTCGATCCACGCCACGTCGAACTCGGCCAGGGCGTTCACCCACGCGATCGCCTCTGCGACATCCCACCGCTGGTTGGCGTCGATCGCGATCGGGAAGCCCGGGCCGACCGCGGAGCGTGCGATCGCGAGGCGGCGCCGATCGTCGGCGAGGTCGCCCCCGACCTTGAGCTTGATCTGCGGGAACCCGTCGGCGACCGCCTCGCGGCAGAGCCGCTCGAGCTTCTCGTCGGAGTATCCGAGCCACCCCGGACTGGTCGTGTACGCCGGGTACCCCAGCGAGGTCAGTCGAGCGATGCGCTCGGCTCGCCCCGGCTCCGCCGCGCGGAGGATCTCGAGCGCCTCGTCGGGCGTCAGCGCATCGGTCAGGTACCGGAAGTCGACCAACGAGACGAGCTCCTCGGGGCTGAGGCCCGCCAGGTGGAGCCAGAGCGGTTGACCGGCCCGCTTCGCGCGCAGGTCCCAGAGCGCGTTCACGACGGCGCCGATGGCCATGTGCATCACGCCCTTCTCGGGCCCGAGCCAGCGCAGCTGCGAGTCGTGGAGGAGGAGTCGAGAGGTCGCGCCCATGTCGCCGAGGAGCGTTTCGACGTCGCGACCCACGAGGTGTCCGCGCAGCGCGTCGAGCGCCGAGACCTGCACGTCGTTGCCGCGGCCGATCGTGAAGACGAACGCGTGCCCCTCGAGGCCGTCGGCGGCATCGGTGCGGATCACGACGTATGCGGCCGAGTAGTCGGGGTCGGGGTTCATCGCATCGGATCCGTCGAGCGCGAGCGAGGTCGGGAAGCGGATGTCGTGCGTTTCGACGGCGACGATTGCGGTCATGGGGTCCTTTCGTGACAAGTTAATCCTAAACATCGGATGTATATCGTGTCAATCTGACGCGTTCGGTGCGATTTCGGCGATGTACGGCGCTAGACATCGGAACTGCGCGCGGATGCTTCAAGAATCCCCGTCGACATCGTGTCGTTTGCCTGATCCGATCTTGTACGTTGTGCACAGCAAACAGCCGAAGCCCGCGGATAGTCTGGACAGGTGAGATTTGCGCACCTCAGAGTCGAAGGCCAGACGACCCCCCGACTCGCGGTGGTGGAGGGCGAGTCCGCGATCTTCCTCGACGAGGTCATGAGGCGCGCCCCTCGCGACCTGCAGGACCTCATCGAACAGGGCCCTGAGGGCCTCGCCCGCGTGCGTGCCGCGGTCGGCGCCGCCGAGCCGCCGAGCCGCGCCGAGCCTGCCGCCGAGACCGAGGCGACGACCGGAGCCGACACGGTCGTCGACGCGGTCGCCGACGGTCCAGGCGCCCTGCCGCGGCATCCGGTCGCCGACCTGCGCCACTCCTCGGCCGTGCTCCGGCCCGCGCAGGTGATCGCCATCGGCGCGAACTACGCCGCCCACGCCTCGGAGCTGAAGCTCCGATCCGAGACCGCGATGACGATCTTCTCGCTGTGGCCGAACTCGCTGACCGCGCACGGCGCGACGACCACCTGGCCGGCCGACCTGACCGACCAGGTCGACTACGAGGCCGAACTCGGGGTGATCATCGGTCGCTCCGCGCGCGGCGTGCACGCGCGCGACGCCCTCGACTACGTCTGGGGCTACACCGTGGTCAACGACATCACGGCCCGCGACATCCAGTTCAGCGAGGCCCAGTGGTCGCGCTGCAAGTCGTTCGACGGCTTCACCCCGACCGGACCGGTCGTCGTGACCGCCGACGAGATCCCCGACCCGCAGAACCTGTGGCTGACGACGAACCTCGACGGCAGCATCATGCAGGACGCCTCGACGGCCGAGATGGTGCGCAGCGTCGCCGAGATCATCTCGCTGCTCTCGCGCTCGGCGACCATTCCGCCCGGCACGCTCATCTCCACCGGCAGCCCCGGCGGGGCCGGCTATTCGCGCAAGCCGCCGGTGTTCCTGCGCGACGGATCGACCGTCACGGTGAGCGTCGAGGGCATCGGCTCGCTCACGACCCACTGCCGCGTCATCTGAGCTCGCGACATCCGACATCCCGACGTCCGACCTCGTGTCGGCGGGGAATGGCCGAGCGGATGCCGCAGCGAACCGACCGGGTTCGCCGCGACCTTCGTCGACTCACTCCGAGGGTTCGCCCTGCAGCTCGATCACCGGAATCGCCTGCGTGATCGGGCCGATGCCCGACAGCTTCTCGGGCACGAGCTGCGCCACGACCGCCTCGCGCGTCATGAGCCCGGCCTCGACGACGAGGTCGGCGACCGGTCGCCCGGTCACGAGCGCGAGCTTCGCCAGTGCGGATGCCTCGCCGTAGCCGATGAACGGGATGAGCGCGGTGATGACGCCCACGCTCGACGCGACCATGCCGGCGAGGCGTTCGGTGTTGGCCGTGATGCCGTCGACGCAGTTGACGCGGAGGGTCCAGCAGGCCTGGCGCATCCACGTGATCGACTGCAGCAGCGAGTGGGCGATGACCGGCTCGAAGGCGTTCAACTGCAGCTGCCCGCTCTCGGCGGCCATGGTCACGGTGAGGTCGGCGCCCGCGATCGCATAGGCGACCTGGCTCACGGCCTCGGGGATCACGGGGTTGACCTTGCCGGGCATGATCGAGGAGCCGGCCTGCTTGGGCGGCAGGTTAATCTCGCCGAAGCCGGCCTGCGGGCCCGACGAGAGCAGTCGCAGGTCGTTGCAGATCTTCGAGAGCTTGATCGCGCTGCGCTTCAGCGCGCTCGAGAAGGTCATGAAGACCCCGGTGTCGCTCGTGGCCTCGATGAGGTCGGGCGCGGTGACGAGTTGATGCCCCGTGATGGTGCTGAGGTGGGCGACCGCGCGCGCGGCGTAGCCGGGATCCGCGGTGATGCCGGTTCCGATGGCGGTCGCGCCGAGGTTCACCTCGCCGAGGAGCTTGATCGTCTCGCGGAGGCGTTCGAGGTCTTCGCCGAGCGTCGTCGCGAACCCGTGGAACTCCTGGCCGAGCGTCATGGGCACGGCATCCTGCAACTGGGTGCGCCCGACCTTGAGGATCTCGTGGAACTCGCGCCCCTTGGCGCTGAACGAACGACGCAGCAGCTCGAGTTCGTCGAGCATGGTCGTGAGCGAGTACGTCATCGCGACCTTGAGCGCGGTCGGGTAGGTGTCGTTCGTCGACTGGCTGCGGTTCACGTCGTCGATGGGGTGCAGGATGTCGTAGCGCCCCTTGGCGTACCCCGCGAGTTCGAGCGCGACGTTCGCGATGACCTCGTTCGCGTTCATGTTCGTCGACGTGCCGGCGCCGCCCTGGATCACGCCGACCACGAACTGCTCGTGGTACTCGCCGTCGATGATGCGCTGGCAGGCCGCGTCGATGAACGCGGCCTTCCGGTCGTTCAGCACGCCCACGTCGTGGTTGGCGCGTGCCGCGGCCTGCTTGACCGCGGCGAGCGCGATCACGAGCTCTGGGTAGACCGAGATCGGGCGCTTCGAGATCGGGAAGTTCTCGAGAGCGCGGAGCGTGTGCACGCCCCAGTAGGCCGCTGCGGGAACCTCGACCGAGCCGAGCGAGTCGGTCTCGGTTCGGGTAGCGGTTGGATTGTCTGACGACGTCGTCACGAACACCTCCGGGTGGGTACCCTCCGAGCCTACCCGCCGGTCTCCGCCGACTTCCTGAGTGCGCCGTCGATCCCGATCGATCGTCCGGGCACGCCGATCGGCCGGTCGGATCGACCGGCCGATCGGGCCCGATGCCGCCTGGCGACCGCGTTGCCTAGATGAACGCGAAGGGCAGCATCACGAGCCCGAAGGCGAGCGTACCGAGCGTGACGAGCACGGTGCCGGCCAGCATGACGCCGTTCAGCACGATGCCCCAGATGGCCATGGTGCGCGAGGCCGGCTCGCGCTTCAGCGCCATGATGCCGAGCACGAGGCCGACGACGGGCACGAAGAACGTGAAGCTCGCGAAGATCGAGACGATGCCGAGCACGAGGCTCGAGATGCTGAAGCCGTTCGACTCCGTCGCGATGGCGGAGGCCGAGGGAACCTGGGCGTACGGGGCCGGTGCGGTGGTCGTGGCGGTGGTGGTCATGGGAAGGCTCCTGTTCGTGGTGTTGCTTCAACGCTACGAGCCGCGCCTGCTCCGAGGTATGGGGCAAACCCCCCGATACGCTCTGAGGGATCCCCTAGGGGTGGCGACCGAACGGAGCGAGATGAACTTCAGCTGGACCCTGCACGGCGACGGCAAGCACGTGTTGCCGGGGCAGGTGGTCGCCCCCGGCGAACGGCTCAGCTGGCCTCGCACGATCGGCCTCGGCGCGCAGCACGTGATCGCGATGTTCGGCGCCACGTTCCTCGTGCCGATCCTCACCGGGTTCCCGCCGGCCACCACGGTGTTCTTCTCCGGCATCGGCACGATCCTGTTCCTCGTCATCACCCAGAACAAGGTGCCGAGCTACCTCGGCTCGTCGTTCGCCTTCATCGCCCCGATCACGGCCGCGCTGGCCGCAGAGAACGTCGCGGACCCCATGGGCGCTGCGCTCTTCGGCATCGTCGTCGTGGGCGTGCTGCTCGCCGCGATCGGCCTGATCGTGCAGTGGCTCGGCACGGGCTGGATCGACGCGCTCATGCCGCCCGTCGTCGCCGGCGCGATCGTCGCGCTCATCGGGTTCAACCTCGCCCCTGCGGCCCGCGACAACTTCATGCAGGAGCCGCTCACGGCGTTCGTCACGCTCGCCGCCGTGATCATCTCGAGCGTGCTCTTCCGCGGGCTGCTCGGCCGCATGTCGATCCTGGTGGGCGTCGTGCTCGGCTACGTCGTCGCGGCCCTCCTCGGCCAGGTCGACTACGCCCCCATCGAGGCGGCCGCTTGGGTGGGCCTGCCGACCTTCCACCTGCCGTCCAACCCGTTCGTCGACGCGTCGATCTGGGGCTACCTGCCCGCGTTCCTGCCCGTCGTGCTCGTGCTCGTGGCCGAGAACGTGGGCCACATCAAGGGCGTCGCGCAGATGACGGATGCCGCGATCAACCGCTCGACCGGACGTGCGCTGTTCTCCGACGGACTGGCGACGACCATCGCGGGGTTCTTCGGCGGCTCGGGCACGACCACGTACGGCGAGAACATCGGCGTCATGGCCGCGACGCGGGTGTACTCGACGGCCGCGTACTGGGTCGCCGGCCTCGTCGCGATCCTGCTCGGCCTCTCCCCCAAGTTCGGCGCGGTCGTCAACACCATCCCGCCGGGGGTGCTCGGCGGAGTGACGACCGCGCTCTACGGCCTGATCGGCATCATCGGCGTGAAGATCTGGGTCGACAACAGGGTCGACTTCTCACGGCCCGTGAACCAGTTCACGGCCGCGACGGCGCTCATCATCGGCATCGCGGACTTCACCTTCGCCATCGGCGGGGTCTCGTTCAACGGCATCGCGCTCGGCACGATCGCGGCGATCGTGATCTTCCACGTGATGTCGGCCATCGGGCGGGCGCGCGGCACCGACGACGTGCGCGACACCTCGCACCCCGAGGGGACCGAGGGCGCCGACCGCGCGGGCTGACCGCGGCCGCACGTGGAGACGCGGATGCCCCGTGGCCGGCCGGCCACGGGGCATCCGTCGTTCGACGTCGTGCTCAGGCGTTCGTCGTGCTCAGGCGCCGAACAACGCCTCGATCGGACCGCGCGCGAAGTACAGCACGAAGCCGGCGGCGACGATCCAGAGCAGCGGGCTGATGGTCTTCGCCTTGCCCGACAGCGAGCGCACGACGACCCAGGCGACGAAGCCCGCGCCGATGCCGTTCGCGATCGAGTAGGTGAGCGGCATGATGACGACCGTGAGGAAGACGGGCAGGAGCACCGAGAACTGGCTCAGGTCGAGGTCGCGGATCTGCGCCATCATCATCGCACCGACGATGACCAGGGCGGCCGCGGCGACCTCGCTCGGCACGATCTGCGCGAGCGGCGTGAGGAACATGGCGAGCAGGAACAGCACGCCGGTGACGATGTTCGCGAAGCCCGTGCGCGCACCCTCGCCGATGCCGGAGCCCGACTCGATGAAGACGGTGTTCGACGAGCCCGACGTGAACCCGCCGGCGACGGCGCCGACGCCCTCGACGATGAGCGCGCTCTTGAGGCGCGGGAAGTTGCCCTTCTCGTCGGCCAGACCGGCCTCCTTCGACAGGCCCGTCATGGTGCCCATCGCGTCGAAGAAGTTCGTGAACACGAGCGTGAAGACCAGCATGATGACCGTCAGGAAGCCGACCTTGCTGAAGTCGAAGCTCACGTCGCCGACCAGGCTGAGATCGGGCACCGCGAACAGGCTGCCGTTCAGCGCGGGAACCGAGAGGCTCCAGCCGCCGTCGTTGTCGACGCTCGAGCCGAGGTGCCAGATCGCCTCGATGACGACCGCGAGCACCGTGCCGGTGACGAGGCCGATGAGGAGGGCGCCCTTCACCTTGCGTGCGACGAGCACGCCGGTCAGCAGCAGGGTGACGATGAAGACGAGCGTGGGCACGGTCGCGATCGAGCCGCCGATGCCGAGACCGACGGGCGGGGAGTTCTGACCCGTCGCGGTCACGAGTCCGGCGTCGACGAAGCCGATGAACGCGATGAAGAGGCCGATGCCGACCGTGATCGCGATCTTGAGCTCGTACGGCACGGCGTCGAAGATGAGTCGACGCAGGCCGGTGGCGGCGAGCAGCACGATGATGAGGCCGTTGATCACCACGAGGCCCATCGCCTCGGGCCAGGTGACCTGGCCCACGACGCTGAACGCGAGGAAGGAGTTGATGCCGAGGCCCGCGGCGAACGCGAACGGAAGGCGGGCGACGAGGCCGAAGAGGATCGTCATCACGCCGGCCGTGAGCGCCGTCACGGCCGCGACCGCCGGGAAGGCGAGGTTGTTGCCCGCGACGTCGGTGCCGGCCGACAGGATGATCGGGTTCAGGACGACGATGTAGGCCATCGTGATGAACGTGACGAGACCGCCGCGCACCTCGGTGCCCACGGTCGAGCCGCGTTCGGTGATCTGGAAGAAGCGGTCGAACGCGCCGACGGGCTTCTCGCCGTCGGGGCGGGTGGTCGGGGCTGTTTCAGTGGTCATCCGGGAACCTTCGATGAGGGACGGGCGCGTTCGGGCGCGACCGACGGTTGGACTGGCGGGAATTGAGTTATAGCAGCAGCTGACGTGCCGGCAGAAGGGCCGGTCAGCTGAAGATCTTGAAGAGGTGCTCGCCGATGATGAGGTAGACGCCCACGACCACGGCGATGGCGCTCAGGGCGAAGCTCGCGTAGGCGCCGACGAGGGCGGCGCGCTTCTGGCCTTCGGTGAGCGGGCTCTTGCGGGCGGCCTTGGCCGCCTGCTTCTCGGCCTTGCGGATCTCGGCGGGCGTCACGATGGTGATCGCATCGGTGAATTCGGCCGGCGTGATGACCGGCGTGCGGCCGGAGATGGTGAGCAGGCGGATGCCGAGGGCGTATGCCGAGACCACGGTGCAGGCGCCGACGAGCGCCGACACGAGCACGAGCAGGAATGCGAGCCAGTCGATCACTTGGTCACCTTGCCCTTCGGCTTCGGGTTGCGCTTGATCTTCACGGCGCGGCCGGAATCGGCGACCTCGCTCGTGACGTTCGATGCCGAGACCTCGTTGCGCTGGGAGAGCATGAAGATGAGGATGATCACGCCTGCGCCCACGACGGCGTCGAGGAGCACGCCGATGGGGCCGAGCAGTGCGAGGTACGCGGCGATCGCGCCGACGCCGCCGGCGGCGGGCAGCGTGAGCAGCCAGCCGATGCCGATGCGGCCGGCTGTGCGCCAGCGCACCTTGGACCCGCGACGGCCGAGGCCGGAGCCGATGACCGACCCCGAGGCGACCTGCGTGGTCGAGAGGGCGAAGCCGACGTGGCTCGACGCGAGGATCGTCGCGGCGGTCGCGGTCTCGGCGGCGAAGCCCTGCGCGGGCTTGACGTCGGTGAGGCCGGTGCCGAGGGTGCGGATGATGCGCCATCCGCCCATGTAGGTGCCGAGCGCGATCGCGATCGCGCACGTGACGATGACCCAGGTCTGCACTTCGTCGCCGGAGCTCTGCAGGCCCGCGGCGACCAGCGTGAGCGTGATGACGCCCATGGTCTTCTGCGCATCGTTCGTGCCGTGCGCGAGCGCGACGAGCGACGACGAGAAGATCTGCGCGAACCGGAAGCCCGAGCGGCCATCGGGCTTGCCGTCGTAGCGGCGGGTGATGGCGTAGGCGAGCTTGGTCGCGAGGTAGGCGATGAGGCCGGCCGTGAGCGGCGCGAGGATCGCGGGGAGGATGACCTTCGAGACCACGACGCCGAAGTCGACGGCACCGATTCCGGCGCCGACGATCGCGGCGCCGATGAGGCCGCCGAACAGGGCATGGCTCGACGACGACGGCAGGCCGAGCAACCACGTCACCATGTTCCAGACGACCGCGCCGATGAGGCCCGCGAAGATGAGCTGGGGCGTGATCAGCACGCCGCCATCGCCCTCCTTGATGATGCCGCCCGAGATGGTCTTGGCTACTTCGGTCGAGAGGAACGCGCCGACGAGGTTGAGGACCGCAGCGAGGGCGACCGCCACCTTCGGCCGCAGCGCACCGGTCGCGATGGGCGTGGCCATCGCGTTCGCGGTGTCGTGGAAGCCGTTGGTGAAGTCGAAGAAGAGGGCCAGTGCGATGACCAGCACGACGATGAGGGTGAGATCCACCGGCGTCTTTCTTGGATCGGACTTTGGATCGGTGTCGAAGAATCACCGGATGAACGTGGCGGACGCCGACAACGTTGAACAGACGGCGAACGCCGGGTAAATCCTACGCGACGCCGTTGCGCTCCTCTACCACGCTGGCGAGGTCGGCCCCGAAGACGAACGTGCGGCGAACGGCGCCCCCGTCGAGCACTCCGGGCAGCCAGAATCGCGCGTCGTCCCACATCCGCGCGTACGGCACCGCGTCGAGCGCGAACCACTCGGGTTCGAGCTCATCGGATGCCGCGGGCTCGCCGCTCCAGCGACGGGCCACGAACACGCTCGACTCCTGGCTCCACGCCTCGCGGTGCGGGAAGTGGTACGTCAGCAGGCCGCGCGGCTCGAGGTCGGACGCCGCGACGCGGATGCCCGTCTCCTCGAGCACCTCGCGCACCGCGGCCTCCGTCGCCGACTCCCCCGGCTCGAGCTTGCCGCCGGGGCCGACGAACCTGCCGACGCCCAGGCCGTGACGCTTGCGCCCCAGCAGCACCTCGGTGCGACCGTCGTGCTCGCGCAGCAGGTAGCAGACGCAGACCTGTGGCAGCGGCATCCGTACGTCTCGATTCGCGTCGACCGACCTGGACGGCTCAGCCGAAGAGGATCTTCGCCTCGTCGTAGCGGGCCTGGGGCACCTGGTTGAGCGTGCCGACGGCGTCGGCGATCGAGACGGTCGCGATGCTGGTTCCGCGCAGCGTGACCATCGACCCCCAGGCGTCGTTGTACGCCGCGTCGACGGCGGCCATGCCGAGACGCGTGGCGAGCACGCGGTCGAAGGCGGTCGGCTCGCCACCGCGCTGGATGTGGCCGAGCACGGTCGCACGCGACTCGATGCCCGTGCGCTCCTCGATCATGGGCGCGAGGAGTTCGGCGATGCCGCCGAGACGCGGGCGGTTGAAGGCGTCGAGGCCCTTATGCGAGTGCGCCTCCTCCATGCCCTCGAACTTGAAGCCCTCGGCGACGACGACGAGCGGCGCACGGCCGCGGTCGCGCACCGACTCGACCCACTCGGTGATCTGCTCGATGGTCTGCGGCTGCTCGGGGATGAGGATCGCGTGCGCGCCGCCGGCCATGCCGGAGTGCAGGGCGATCCAGCCGACGTGTCGGCCCATGACCTCGAGCACCATGCAGCGGCCGTGCGAGTCGGCCGTCGTGCGCAGGCGGTCGATCGCCTCGGTCGCGATCTGCACCGCGGTGTCGAAGCCGAACGAGTAGTCGGTGGCCGCGAGGTCGTTGTCGATGGTCTTCGGCACGCCGATGACCTTGATGCCGCCCTCGTCGTAGAGGCGGCGGGCCGCGGTGAGCGTGCCCTCGCCGCCGATCGCGACGATCGCGTCGATGCCGTTGCGGTCGAGCATGGCCTGGATCTTCTCGGGCCCGCCGCCCTCGCCCTCGAACGGGTTGGTGCGGCTGGAGCCGAGGATCGTGCCGCCCTGCTTGGCGAGGCCTCGCACGTCGTGGCGCACGATGGGCATGAGGTCTTCTTCGACGACGCCGCGCCAGCCGTTGCGGAAGCCGACGAACTCGGTGTCGTACGAGATGACGCCCTTCAGCACCATGCCGCGGATGACCGCGTTCAGACCGGGGCAGTCGCCGCCCGAGGTGAGGATTCCGATCTTCATGTCGCCTGGGACTCCTTGGTGTTGGGAAAAGGTCGCTGGAGCCGCTTCATCGGGGCACGACGTTCGGAAGTCTAGCGAACCTC
Encoded proteins:
- a CDS encoding NCS2 family permease codes for the protein MTTETAPTTRPDGEKPVGAFDRFFQITERGSTVGTEVRGGLVTFITMAYIVVLNPIILSAGTDVAGNNLAFPAVAAVTALTAGVMTILFGLVARLPFAFAAGLGINSFLAFSVVGQVTWPEAMGLVVINGLIIVLLAATGLRRLIFDAVPYELKIAITVGIGLFIAFIGFVDAGLVTATGQNSPPVGLGIGGSIATVPTLVFIVTLLLTGVLVARKVKGALLIGLVTGTVLAVVIEAIWHLGSSVDNDGGWSLSVPALNGSLFAVPDLSLVGDVSFDFSKVGFLTVIMLVFTLVFTNFFDAMGTMTGLSKEAGLADEKGNFPRLKSALIVEGVGAVAGGFTSGSSNTVFIESGSGIGEGARTGFANIVTGVLFLLAMFLTPLAQIVPSEVAAAALVIVGAMMMAQIRDLDLSQFSVLLPVFLTVVIMPLTYSIANGIGAGFVAWVVVRSLSGKAKTISPLLWIVAAGFVLYFARGPIEALFGA
- a CDS encoding peptidase; translation: MIDWLAFLLVLVSALVGACTVVSAYALGIRLLTISGRTPVITPAEFTDAITIVTPAEIRKAEKQAAKAARKSPLTEGQKRAALVGAYASFALSAIAVVVGVYLIIGEHLFKIFS
- a CDS encoding inorganic phosphate transporter, whose product is MDLTLIVVLVIALALFFDFTNGFHDTANAMATPIATGALRPKVAVALAAVLNLVGAFLSTEVAKTISGGIIKEGDGGVLITPQLIFAGLIGAVVWNMVTWLLGLPSSSSHALFGGLIGAAIVGAGIGAVDFGVVVSKVILPAILAPLTAGLIAYLATKLAYAITRRYDGKPDGRSGFRFAQIFSSSLVALAHGTNDAQKTMGVITLTLVAAGLQSSGDEVQTWVIVTCAIAIALGTYMGGWRIIRTLGTGLTDVKPAQGFAAETATAATILASSHVGFALSTTQVASGSVIGSGLGRRGSKVRWRTAGRIGIGWLLTLPAAGGVGAIAAYLALLGPIGVLLDAVVGAGVIILIFMLSQRNEVSASNVTSEVADSGRAVKIKRNPKPKGKVTK
- a CDS encoding 8-oxo-dGTP diphosphatase produces the protein MPLPQVCVCYLLREHDGRTEVLLGRKRHGLGVGRFVGPGGKLEPGESATEAAVREVLEETGIRVAASDLEPRGLLTYHFPHREAWSQESSVFVARRWSGEPAASDELEPEWFALDAVPYARMWDDARFWLPGVLDGGAVRRTFVFGADLASVVEERNGVA
- a CDS encoding 6-phosphofructokinase → MKIGILTSGGDCPGLNAVIRGMVLKGVISYDTEFVGFRNGWRGVVEEDLMPIVRHDVRGLAKQGGTILGSSRTNPFEGEGGGPEKIQAMLDRNGIDAIVAIGGEGTLTAARRLYDEGGIKVIGVPKTIDNDLAATDYSFGFDTAVQIATEAIDRLRTTADSHGRCMVLEVMGRHVGWIALHSGMAGGAHAILIPEQPQTIEQITEWVESVRDRGRAPLVVVAEGFKFEGMEEAHSHKGLDAFNRPRLGGIAELLAPMIEERTGIESRATVLGHIQRGGEPTAFDRVLATRLGMAAVDAAYNDAWGSMVTLRGTSIATVSIADAVGTLNQVPQARYDEAKILFG